In Meleagris gallopavo isolate NT-WF06-2002-E0010 breed Aviagen turkey brand Nicholas breeding stock chromosome 14, Turkey_5.1, whole genome shotgun sequence, the genomic stretch TGCTTCTAGAAATGTTTATCATTTGGAAAGGTGTTTTAAAGTCTGCTCATACAGAACACTTCTGAGTTCATACTGGCAGAAggttaaatgtttttcttcagatactGGGTTCTGTTTGGTAATGCAATTGAATACTGATGAGGGAAGGGACAGGCAAGTATGAACTATTCTTAAATGTTAGTGGCTAGTTCCCCTCCTATTCCAGCCCTACATTCGTTGCACAGAAAACCCTATAATTAGAGGTGAGCACCTAGGGACGTTTTTTAGGACAGATGTACACTGGGATGCGAGGAAAAGGGAGCCAAGCAAAATCTTAGAGGAAATTACAGTGGACAGTTCTACAAGTAGAACACCTGCGGTACAGAAATCATTTACAAAGGCCAGTAAAGAACCATGTTTGTTTCATGAGATAGAAATGGAGTACACCTAGACCTCCTGTAGATACACACTATCATCTTAGAACACATTTCAATTACCGTAGGCGTTGCAGTTTTAGCCACACAGATGAGACATTGAAGCAAATCGGGCAGCAAATCTTGATTTCCAAGCACTTGGAATTACCATGGGTCGTAGTAATGCCACCAGATGGTCTTGTTCTCAGCATGAACAAAAACTACACCAAAGAACCTGGGATGGATTTTAGTTAACTTattgttctatttattttctttggaggACTGGATGGGACTCCCTCTGGAGCCCGTGTAACTCAGATGTTTAATTTATCTGAAGGCCGGTGATGAGCAGAAGTGCAGCACTGGCTCTGTTCTGCCCGAGCAGCCAAAatgctgctcccactgctctCAGTGCTCCCACTGCTCCCTGGCACAGGGGCAAGAGGTTGGGAATCCCCACGAGGCCTGGCTCCTCCTGTTAAGGCAGTGCAGAGCACTACCGCTGAGCCACGGGGCTGGCCCTAATCAATTCTGAtaagctttatttatttcaaaatcgTGTCTCTGCATAGGAGACATTTCAGTTGATGGCAGGAAGGTTTGGGATATGATGGCTACAGTCTAGAAttcaaaaccagcaaaagaaactgttttttgACTCTGGTTTAAAAACAAGACAAGAAAAGACGTCCGTctgtcttttcctctctttgtgGGCATTTGAACCCCTCAtttgttttccactgcttttcACTGTATCAGCATAAGCGAAACtttcctattaaaataaatgtatgtatgGGAAATGGTTGGCTTCTGAGAAAGTGGAAATAGATCGACCTAGGACCGGTATTTTCATAAACCAGTTGGAGATGAGTAATAATTATTTGTTCTCTTCCTCAGCTCTTCTCTTCTATGAGAAAATTTAccatttctgtaagaaaaaaaagttgatgttggtgacttttttttcagcacatGGTTTCAGACCTGGTTAGTCCCTGTTTGGCTGCTCATTCCATCTTGTACTCCCGAGGGTTAAGCTGATAACCAGGTGTGTAACTTGTATGTACCATCACTTTGTTTACCTGAGtctttttaatttgaataaaaatagtTTGCAAAGTGTTTTGGATTAACCAGGTTTGAGTGTCCCATCAAGGCTTCTGGTGGGATTTTCCTTCAAGTAATTCTGGTTGGTGCTGACGCTGTGGAATCCTCCCTCTGTGCATGCACGTGTGTGGGTGAAGAATCTTTTTCTATTATCCTTTGTGTTGCGAGACACTTCTGCTGGTGCTAAGAAGAGTGGCGTTGAAAAATGAGCCACAAGGAGCACGAAGGGAGCCCTGGAAAATACATGGTGTGCTAAGCAGAGGTGATAAGATGCAGTCGGGTCCATTTGCCTCCACATtaactgctttgaaaataaacagcaagcCTTAATTTTCGTGCTGGAAGCTAACCTGGTTCAGGACTTCTTTGATGTAGCTGGATAATGAAGGGAATTAGAAAAGCAATGTGGAAAAAGCATCTTTTACCCAATAAAATTGAAAACTGAGATGGAAGTTCTCTTTGATAACACCAACAGCAAGAGAAATTAAATGACAGCATCCTTCGTTTGTGTTGGGGTGCCTCTGCCATGCTTTGCAGAGAGCTACTTAACCAGAACACGCTTACCGTTCCACTTAATTAACACGCATTAATGCCTTTCACCCGAGGGGTGAACACTGCCTGGCACGCAGAACTGCCACCCTCCTCGAAGCCCATGGGAAGGCACACAGGGAGACCAAATTCAGGTCATTCTTCACATAGTATTTGGTCAGCATGAAGTACTGGAGGTCACTCAGATCTGCCTagcctgctcccagcagcaaaCACTGAGTGGAAGTGGTGTTTCAAAGTAGCTGAGTGCTTTCAGCAGCAAGGAAGGGGTTCTGGTTCACTGGCAGGTGAAGCATTCTAATGAAggaacttcattttccttttgcttgttGAATTTTTCAGTAAGTTTGACAGTCAAACAAAAGGGAAGCAAAAAGTAAATacgttaaaaaaagaaaacaaatcagcagGCCTTCTGCAAGGGCCTGCAGTGCTCTAGGATCCAGTGGTCCTAAGCACAGAGCCTGCTGCTCCTTCGATCAGCTCTCCTGTTCAGAAATCCTGTGCTGTAGATGTGCAGCTTAACCTCTATCAAAGGAGGCAGCAGACAGACATGAAATCAGGAAAGAAGATCCCCAGAgttgcacagcagcaccagttGCTGGTCTGTTTTTCACAAAAGATGCTCTGCAGCCTTTGACAAAAAATGATGATGGATGCTCTGTCCATCCCAAAGTCTGTAACCCATTTCCATCAGATGGTTCAGGGAGGACTACAAATAATCCTCATGCTTTGTGCCAAGCACAAACACCCAAGAAGGATTTAAGGACATTCCTAGGAAGCCACAGTCCTGTTGCAAGTGTCTGCACCTCACAGGAACAGCTGCTGCCATCCATAACCAGAGTGCAGGCGCAGCTTGGGCCCCACTCACCACCAGGGAAGCTTTCAGTAGTAATGCTTTGCTCGTGCTCAGAGCCtcctgctgtggctgctgccagaGGAACTGCTGAGTTGCTGTttgcaggtgctgtgctggtgccAGATGAATTCCTTGCAGACTGAACAGATGTGATTGAGTCCACAGCTGGCAGGGCTGACTGAAAGCTGTGTCCTGGCTTGCTCCCGCAGCATCTAACAGAAAGACTGTGTTCTCAGTGCTGGAATGGGAGGGaagatttgggttggatgtcagggggaagttctttacagagagagcggtgaggtgctggaacagctgcccagagatgcccgtccatccctggaggtgttcaaggccaggttggatggggccctgggcagcctgggctggtattaaacggggaggttggtggccctgcatgtggcagggggttggagcttcgtcatcctcgaggtcccttccaacccggaccattctgtgattctgcgaatGAGCAGCAATCCTTCAACCCAAAGAGTGGGTGTGGAGTAGAACTGATCCAAAATCCCCTCCAGGCATGCTTGGCACTGGAACGGATCAGGACAGggctcagctgctctgcttccagcatTCATGAGCTTCATCTTCTGTCACTGCAATTCTGTGTTGTCTCGTGGCTGAAATGGTACAGTGCCAGCTCAGAGGATTCTCTCCTGCACGAAGACTGGCACTGCTGAACTCCCCACTATGAACTCCTTGTGAGCCACTGGCACTCCTGTCTTTCTGTGTTGCTTAACTGGAGACACTGAAGCCAACTTCCTATGTGCCTGGCATTCTCACTGCGGTGAAATAAGAAAGCTGTGATACAATAAATTGGATGTTGATTTGCTGAGACACCACTACTGTTATGGCAGTGCTATGAGAGGTCACAGGGAGAGAATCCATAGCAGATGGAgtgctgagatgctgctgggGCACAAGGCTTTCTtaaaaaactggagaaaaaatgagaaaacaaagcagcagcacaaaaaaTGACCCAAAGGCTCTAAAGTAAAGGCAGATGGAACTGGAGTAGAACAGCGCTTCAGTATGAAGTATAGCACAAAGTCGGGCTGTGaggtgcccatccctggaggtgccccaggCTGTGCAGTGGCCTCAGTCCTCCAGATCAAGgcctcagagcacagcagcatcgTGGCTTCCTTCCCTTGCATCGACCTTTTACTCCCCTCAGCCCGTGCATCACTTTGTAAGAGCCACCACTGCAAGCAGcgcagcagagcagaagggcacAGATGATTTTCCAAAGCAGCGCAGGCACAATAAGCACCGAGCTGTACAACTGTCCTATGGAACCGGGTTAGAATTGCACTACACTGGAAAGAACACTAATTGGACACAATAGCAGCCTCCATCAGTCCAGAGTAACCCAATGGAAACGGAACGTTTCCTTTCTGCCACGATGCATCCATGACGCACAGCTTAGCATACCTGGTGCTTTCCGAATGGTGTTTGCTCGagcaaagagaagcagcagcactcaTTTCAGTGCACTCATTTCAGTTTATTCAGAAGTACCAACCAAACATTCAATAGATGGCGAAGGCCTAAACCCGATGAATTCTGTTAAATACAAAAGAGTGCAGAACAACCTGCTAACAAACACCAGCCCGCAGTGCCGGCCGGCGCAGAGCCCTCCCGCCCACCACATCGCGGCAGTGCCTCCATCGCACACGTGCAAACTCTGAGATGCGTCCCTTGGAGCCTCCAGCTAAGATTCGCTCTTTTCCATCCTTGCCTCGTACTGTCTTTCGGATCGCTTCCTCCGGTAAACGTCATCTGTGCCAGAAAAAGGCTTCGTAAGCTCTTCCAAGAGGAACACGACCCCGATCCTGTCCCGGCACGGCCGGGCTGAAGGGACCTCGCAGCGCAGCCCCACCGCTGCCcgcagcccaggctgctcacaTCGCCCCGCGCTCCGGTCACTCACAGAACGTCTCCTTGCCGATGCGGACGTTAATCATGAACCACTCCATGGCCCCGCCGAGGACGAAGAAGAAGGGCAGCAGGCGGTACGCGCCGAACCGCTCCCGGCCGGGCACCAACCGCCGCAGGCGCCTCNNNNNNNNNNNNNNNNNNNNNNNNNNNNNNNNNNNNNNNNNNNNNNNNNNNNNNNNNNNNNNNNNNNNNNNNNNNNNNNNNNNNNNNNNNNNNNNNNNNNCCAGCCCCGTCCGAGGGCGCCGACACCCGGAGCTACCTGTGGGCCAGGTACCACGAGATGAAGAAGCTGGTCTATGGTAAGGACCGGCCCTGCTCGCAGCCTTTGTCCGCCGCAGCGTGGCTCCGTGGCGGCGGGAACGTGGCCGTGCGCTCCGTCCGCCCCCTCCCGCCGCGGGGTCCGTCGGTCTGTCCCGGCCGGGAGGAAAGCCGTTCGTTTCGCCCGATGTGCACAACGGGACCGTGGGCTTTGGGGCTGCGGCGAGTGGATCTCAGCTGCGTTAAGCTCCATAATAACGTGAAACAATCACTTGTGCGGCATAAGGGCAGGGAACTTTTTTCCTGTGGGTTTTTCGGCTCCTGGAGTTCCGAAGGGAAGCAGCGTGGACAGCTAGGAAGCGTCGCTTTGCCGTTAAATAGCTCTCTGTTCGCTTTCCTTCTCCGGCCCTTAGATAAACAAAAGCAGTCGGAGGGTCTGGAAGAGCCGTTTTGCAGTTCTGAGATTGGCAGCTTCTGTCACTGCCGCCTCCCCCGGCGGCCCCAGATCTGGCATAAAGCATGAAGCCCGCGGTGAGCCTCGGAAGAGGAGTTGGCCGCAGGGTGCGTGCTCCTGGTCCCAGCACAGCGTTACCTCCAGAACTAAACGCGAAATGGGGGTGGGTGAGGGTCGGAGAGGAGGCACAACTGGCCCACCTtggtttttgttggtggtgggaCAACAGGACCGAGTTGGGCCTTTGTTCTCTGTAAGCGTGATGTTAAAGCAAACGGCCGTGGTGGGCATCACCCGTAGGAACCACCTCTGCTTCATGTGCTGCCTTCTCCCTCGGCCCCAAGCACAGGTGTGTGCCGGAGGGGAGGTGCTCAGCGGGGCTGTCAGCGTTTGTGTTGATGGTACCTGAGGTGTTGAGGAaggctggtgaggcactgttcCTTACGAGTCTCTGGAATCCTGCAGTCTAGGAAATGCACAATCCTGAAACACAGCGGATCTGGAAAACAAGCGAAGTTTGGCTGTAAGGCAGTGTGTATGTTCAGTGCTTTATCCCTAGAGCGTGTAGCTACAATAGATACTTTTGGGGGAACTTTTGGAAGAACTTCCATCTTCTTACCTCTGTGTGATGAGTGTGGCTCAGAGAGAGAAGCGCTGAGTTGGGTGGTCACACAGTTCTCCCTTCACCCAGTTCTCCCTTTGCTCACACTTCCCGGGTGCAGTGCTGAGTTAGCAGTGCTGCCTCCCTTCCTGATGAGTGCTCAGACAGAGAGGTTGGGATCGTAGCTCAGTTTTGACAACTAAAACTggttttgattattatttttctttttccttgctgtAATTTACTCAACCTGCCCAGCAATCCCTCTTTGCagagcaaaaaacaaaagctgctgtTCTTGGTGAAGAGACATCTGCACTGGGCTCTGCTCAGCTGATGGGAGCAGTcggtgcagcagcagcagcgctgTGGATGCAGTCTTTGCAGGATGCTGCACATCGGTGTTGATGCTGTGCCAgccgtgcagcagcagctcttctttctcctcagggACTTGGAGACTGCCATGAGTTCCAGGCGGAGGCGGCAGTGGGGATGGGAGGCCGTGGGTTTGTGTTGGTAGCAGCGGTGTGTGACAGAAAGCACGGCAAGGAGGTGAGCATCTGTAAGGAAAGTGCCACCTGTGAGGCAACGATGAGAAAGCATTTTGGCTGGCATACGCATCTTCCTTCGGCCTTTAGGAGGCTAGAGAGAACGCGCTGTGTAAGCTGGGGACAAAATGTCTGAGAGGAGGAGAGCTGCGTGGGGGAGCGGGCAGCCATGCAGCTCTGCCCCTGCTCTCAGCATGGCACGGCACAGCCACTGCTCTGCTTCTGACCTCCCTTCATCCCCTTGTCTTACGAAATCACACCAGCTCCCGTGGCTTTTATCAACTGCATTTTTGCAGCtggctttttttatttctttcttttctttttcttttttctttttttttaatctaagtAAGCCTCACTTCTCCTATAAAAGGAGCATCGTGCTGCTCGGACTGTCAGAACGTGTTGTCCCAAACATCGCGAATGGTGAGTGTTGATCTCTGTAGGGATATGGCAGCTGCAGCGGGGTGCATTGGCTGTTACAGCTCTCCTCCCTTTAGGAGAGGAAAGCAGGTCTGTGCTGCTTCTTTAGGTTAACACTTGCAAATGGGGGCATCGAGCAAAAACACCCTCTGTAAATTCTCTAATTGTTCCAGGCAAAGTCTTAACTGAGAATGGCTGGTTGCACTCTGATAATAGATTCAGATGAGATAGCGAGAAAGTCTTAAGGAACTGACATGGGTTCCTGCTAAAAGCCATAAGATAAGgtaggaaggggaaaaaagcactgCCTGCTGATGCTGGGTAGGATCAGGAAAACACTGGTGCTTTTGCCATCGTTCCAAGAGAACATTACCTGTCCTCGTGTGGGGGGGAAATGTCTCCTTCCTCCCCGTTCCTCAGTGTGGATGTGATGGGGGATCCAGCTGTAGGGAGTGAGTCCTACTGCTCGCTCTTATCTTGCAAAGGGCAGCTCTGGTGGAGTGGGAAGCACAGACAGGGcctgctcctggctctgctgtgTCTCTCACAAGCAGAAGCCCTGTTCTGGAGTGACAAACCACAGCAGCTGACCTGTTCCCACAGCTGTTTATCAGCAGAGCGCAGATTACTTCTTGCTATCAGCATTACACACTCCCAGAGCGTGGCTTATTGGCATGGGgtgtttggtgtttgttttgttttaggctgtttgtttgtttgttgtttatataaatgtgtgtgtgtatacgtGCATAGTTGGTGCTCGTACACAACTTTGTTCCGTTCTGCttctaaaaaggaaataaagatgcCTGAGGGTGCCTGAAGGGCTGCTCTGTGGGGGCTGCCTGCCTCTGTGGGAAACAAATGCCCACAGGTCATTGGGGTAATGCAGGCAGTCTGAGGAGGGGAGCTCAGGAAGTGAGGGCTGCGTGcttccctgctgtgctctgcagctgccctgCCAGTgggtgagctgtgctgggctgcacaTCTGCTACTTCAGACCAGCAGGTCTGCTTTGCTCTCTGTAGGCTGGAGGAAAACTTGAAATGGTGGTGGTCCCCGGTTTCTGTAATCTCTGcccctttctcttctctctcagaTCTCCTTCCACCAGGAGTCTGCAATCTCCTCAACCCAGCAGCTATCTATGCCAACAACGAGATCAGCCTGGGAGATGTTGAGATATATGGCTTTGACTACGACTACACGTTAGCACAGTATTCTAACTTACTGCACTCCATGATTTTCAACACTGCCAGAGACATCCTCATAGAACAGTTCAAGGTAACGGTGCGCTCAGGATTTCCCTTCAGTTAATCATTCTGATCTTTGCAGTGCCCCAGATGTGCACTGTGCACATGTGGCactggttttttgttgttttttttttattaatataaattttACATTTCAGTCTTTGATTGCAGAACATTTTGTCTGTATCTGGAATTAATTTCCTGTTGAACAATTTACCAAGCTCTACATTCCTGAGGTTTTGTAACCTCAGGACTGGGAACTTTAGTCTGGAAATAAACCGCTGTCTTTTTCCTGACTGTGGAAGTCGTGCCTGCAGACTTCCAGCTTTGTGATACGCATCATGGATAAGTGTGAGCTTATGAAGGGGTGCAGGACTTGGCACGTGCAGATCAGTGGGCACCCCGTTTGCAGTGGGCTCTGTGCGTTTCCTTCCAGCTGTGTCTTCCTTTTTAGAGGGACCCTGCAGTGCCACTGCTTTGCCAAATGTACGCACTGAATGGAGCTCACTGGGAGTCCATACTGCCCGAGTGGATCAGTTGGGGTTTTGTTAGTGTCCCTTAAACGAGAGCAGCAATTTGGGGGTTCCATTCATCCACTTTTCTTTATTGAAGGGCGAAACAAAGTGCACGTGTCCCTCGGTTGGTTTTTTGCCTGGGGTGAGAGGACTGGTAGGCCTAAGCCAGCTCAGCAGGTGAAATGCTTCTGTTGATAATCAATGCCTGTATCTCTTAAAATATTGCTGTCTGTTTTCCTAGTATCCAGAAGGGCTTGGGAAGTATGACTACATTCCAGGGTTTGCCATACGCGGACTTCACTATGATGTACAAAAGGTAAAGCTGTACAAAGTTCAACCTCCTGGGCTTTGTCTTCCATCGTGTTGTATTTTGAGTAGAAATACTTTCTGCCAATGCTTACAATAACATCCATCAGCAGGCTATCAGTCCAGGTGGCTGTG encodes the following:
- the SMIM4 gene encoding small integral membrane protein 4, which gives rise to RRLRRLVPGRERFGAYRLLPFFFVLGGAMEWFMINVRIGKETFYDVYRRKRSERQYEARMEKSES